In Methanobrevibacter oralis, a single window of DNA contains:
- a CDS encoding indolepyruvate oxidoreductase subunit beta, translating into MNNHYNIYICGVGGQGIIKTSTIIGEAAMNQGLDVIMSEIHGMSQRGGSVSTELKIGGFDSSIIPAQSADMLLSFEPIETIRGLNKVNKDSKIVFNTHPIVPSSSKTPYPSVDKITSVLKENFNNVLPIDGTALALKAGNVLSLNMVLLGAVTADDKFPLSKDSVIEAMKNSLKPKFHELNLKAIESGYKWIKG; encoded by the coding sequence ATGAATAATCATTATAATATATATATTTGTGGTGTTGGTGGTCAAGGAATCATTAAAACTTCCACAATTATTGGTGAAGCTGCAATGAATCAGGGTTTGGATGTAATAATGAGTGAAATTCATGGAATGTCTCAGAGAGGAGGATCTGTTTCTACGGAATTAAAAATTGGAGGGTTTGATAGTTCTATTATTCCAGCTCAATCCGCGGACATGTTACTTTCTTTTGAACCTATTGAAACAATTAGGGGTCTTAATAAAGTAAATAAAGATAGTAAAATAGTGTTTAATACTCATCCAATTGTCCCATCTTCTTCAAAAACTCCATACCCTAGTGTTGATAAGATTACAAGTGTTCTTAAGGAAAATTTTAATAATGTTCTTCCAATTGATGGAACAGCACTAGCTTTAAAAGCGGGCAATGTTTTATCTTTAAATATGGTTCTTTTAGGAGCAGTAACAGCTGATGATAAGTTTCCACTTTCTAAAGACTCAGTAATTGAAGCTATGAAAAATAGTTTAAAACCTAAGTTTCATGAATTAAACTTAAAAGCTATTGAAAGTGGCTACAAGTGGATTAAAGGTTAA
- a CDS encoding amino acid-binding protein: MDVQQISVFIENKEGRIKKAIDTLAKEGVNIRALSIADTTKYGILRLITSDNKKAVSALENNGFIVKENKVIIVAVPDEPNGLNSTLAVFDDKNINLEYLYAFVSSNTDEAIVVMRLENMEEAIEALKNSEIKILTEEDIKKI, encoded by the coding sequence ATGGATGTTCAACAAATCTCAGTTTTTATAGAAAACAAAGAAGGAAGAATTAAAAAAGCTATTGATACACTAGCTAAAGAAGGAGTGAATATTCGTGCTCTTTCAATAGCTGATACAACAAAATACGGAATTTTAAGATTAATTACATCAGATAACAAAAAAGCAGTTAGTGCACTTGAAAATAATGGGTTTATTGTAAAAGAAAATAAAGTTATTATTGTAGCAGTTCCTGATGAACCAAATGGACTAAACTCAACATTAGCTGTTTTTGATGATAAAAATATTAATTTAGAATACTTATATGCATTTGTAAGTAGTAACACTGATGAAGCTATTGTTGTTATGAGATTAGAAAATATGGAAGAAGCTATTGAAGCATTGAAAAATAGTGAAATAAAAATATTAACTGAAGAAGATATTAAAAAGATATAA
- a CDS encoding phenylacetate--CoA ligase family protein → MVFNEKAECMEKEEKKALQLKRLQKTVKLAYENVEFYKKRLDDAGIKPEDIKTLKDIEKIPFTTKNDLREAYPLGLLAVPREEIVEIHASSGTTGKPSVTAYTQNDLDIWGECIARGLVMAGCKKDEIIQNAYGYGLFTGGFGIHHGGNKLGAITVPISAGNTKKQLDTMIDFQSNILTCTPSYAMYLGESREKAGISLDEINLKAGIHGAEMWTDEMRKRIEKSLGIKAYNIYGLTEVMGPGVAQECSKQNGMHIQDDQFYPEIINSETGETLDYGEEGELVLTSLTKTGMPILRFRTKDLTSLIADECECGRTTIRMTKITGRSDDMLKIKGVMVFPSQIEKALLKIDGISPNYLIHVTRPKILDEVEVKVEASKELFSDEMKEMERVEKEIASSIRSETGLRVEVTLCEPESLPRSEGKAIRVIDERNL, encoded by the coding sequence ATGGTGTTTAACGAAAAAGCCGAATGTATGGAAAAAGAAGAAAAAAAAGCATTACAACTTAAAAGACTTCAAAAAACTGTAAAATTAGCTTATGAAAATGTTGAATTTTACAAAAAAAGGCTTGATGATGCAGGAATAAAACCTGAAGATATTAAAACATTAAAAGACATAGAAAAAATTCCATTTACAACAAAGAATGATTTAAGAGAAGCTTATCCATTAGGACTACTTGCAGTTCCTCGTGAAGAAATAGTTGAGATTCACGCATCCTCTGGAACAACAGGAAAACCAAGTGTAACTGCATATACACAAAATGACTTAGATATTTGGGGAGAATGTATTGCTAGAGGACTTGTAATGGCAGGGTGTAAAAAAGATGAAATTATCCAAAACGCCTATGGTTATGGATTATTTACTGGTGGATTTGGTATTCACCACGGAGGAAATAAATTAGGTGCAATTACAGTTCCAATTTCTGCAGGAAATACAAAAAAACAACTTGACACAATGATTGATTTTCAAAGTAACATATTAACATGTACCCCCTCATATGCTATGTATTTAGGTGAATCTAGAGAAAAAGCAGGGATTAGCTTAGATGAAATTAATTTAAAAGCAGGAATACATGGAGCTGAAATGTGGACCGATGAAATGAGAAAAAGAATTGAAAAATCATTAGGTATTAAAGCATATAACATATATGGACTAACCGAAGTAATGGGTCCTGGTGTTGCTCAAGAATGTAGCAAACAAAATGGCATGCACATCCAAGATGACCAATTCTACCCAGAAATCATAAATTCAGAAACTGGTGAAACATTAGATTATGGTGAAGAAGGAGAACTTGTTTTAACTTCATTAACAAAAACTGGAATGCCTATTTTAAGATTTAGAACAAAAGACTTAACTTCATTAATAGCAGATGAATGTGAATGTGGAAGAACAACTATAAGAATGACAAAAATCACTGGTAGAAGCGATGATATGCTTAAAATCAAAGGCGTTATGGTATTCCCATCACAAATTGAAAAAGCATTGCTTAAAATTGACGGAATTAGCCCTAACTACTTAATACATGTAACTAGACCTAAAATTTTAGATGAAGTCGAAGTTAAAGTAGAAGCATCAAAAGAATTATTCTCTGATGAAATGAAAGAAATGGAAAGAGTAGAAAAAGAAATTGCCTCTTCAATTAGATCTGAAACCGGTTTAAGAGTAGAAGTAACATTATGTGAACCAGAATCTCTTCCAAGAAGCGAAGGAAAAGCTATTCGTGTAATAGATGAGCGTAACTTATAA
- a CDS encoding sodium:solute symporter family protein gives MDIMILAIVFIVYIFALVYVGYYAWKKTNSSEDYMLAGKDTHPYIMALSYGATFISTAAIVGFGGVAGEYGMSVLWLAFLNIIIGVFIAFVFLGKRTRRMGHSLGSLTFPEFLGKRFNSKFIQYASGLIIFGAMPLYVAVVLIGAARFLESSLMLDFTIALFILAIIITFYVFFGGIKGVMYTDALQGTIMVVAMLFLLGYIYWLLGGVDTANSALTNMVNLYPASSIETGGTGWTTFPKFGTPFWWNLVSSVFVGVGIGVLAQPPLIVRFMTVESDKELNRSVLIGGIFIAIMPTTAYIVGSLSNVYFFDKLGKIAVDVVGGNIDKIIPTFITMALPEWFIYLFLLSLIAAAMSTISSQLHTQGSAFGIDIYGTLRDKSKQKLDQVPITRVGVLIAIILAIVMAYTLPGSIVALGTSLFFEICAAAFLPVFLGALYWRGITKMGAIAGIISGTFVSLFWLIFVFAKTATGLGICKLIFGVETLLSTVPWPFIDVMIIAVPVSAFFTIVVSLLTKPLEQEVLDKAFEDIDNKGSGV, from the coding sequence ATGGACATTATGATTTTGGCAATTGTATTTATAGTTTACATATTTGCTTTAGTTTATGTGGGTTATTATGCATGGAAAAAAACAAATTCATCTGAAGATTATATGTTAGCAGGTAAAGATACACATCCATATATTATGGCATTAAGTTATGGAGCTACTTTTATTTCGACAGCAGCTATTGTAGGTTTTGGAGGAGTTGCTGGTGAGTATGGGATGAGTGTCTTATGGTTAGCATTCTTAAATATTATTATTGGTGTATTTATCGCATTTGTATTTTTAGGTAAAAGAACTCGTAGAATGGGACACAGTTTAGGTTCTCTAACATTCCCTGAGTTTTTAGGGAAACGTTTTAATAGTAAATTTATTCAATATGCATCTGGATTGATTATATTTGGTGCAATGCCACTTTATGTAGCCGTAGTTCTTATTGGGGCAGCGAGATTTTTAGAATCTTCTTTAATGCTTGATTTTACTATTGCATTATTCATTTTAGCAATTATTATTACATTTTATGTATTCTTTGGAGGGATAAAAGGTGTAATGTATACTGATGCCTTGCAGGGTACTATAATGGTTGTTGCAATGTTATTTTTACTTGGATATATCTATTGGTTACTTGGAGGAGTTGATACTGCAAATTCTGCTCTTACAAATATGGTTAATTTATATCCGGCTTCATCTATTGAGACTGGAGGAACAGGTTGGACGACTTTCCCAAAATTTGGGACACCCTTCTGGTGGAATTTAGTATCATCAGTTTTTGTTGGTGTAGGTATTGGTGTACTTGCTCAACCACCATTAATTGTAAGATTCATGACAGTAGAATCAGATAAAGAATTAAACAGATCTGTATTGATTGGGGGTATTTTTATTGCAATAATGCCAACTACAGCTTATATTGTAGGATCACTTTCTAATGTTTATTTCTTTGATAAATTAGGTAAGATAGCAGTAGATGTTGTTGGAGGAAATATTGATAAAATTATTCCAACATTTATTACAATGGCTTTGCCTGAATGGTTTATTTATTTATTTTTATTGTCATTAATAGCAGCAGCTATGTCTACAATTTCATCTCAACTTCACACCCAGGGAAGTGCATTTGGAATAGATATTTATGGTACTTTAAGAGACAAATCCAAACAAAAATTAGATCAAGTACCTATTACTCGAGTAGGAGTATTAATAGCTATAATATTAGCTATTGTCATGGCTTATACTCTTCCAGGAAGTATTGTTGCTCTTGGAACAAGTTTATTCTTTGAAATTTGTGCAGCTGCATTTTTACCAGTATTTTTAGGAGCTCTTTATTGGAGAGGAATTACAAAAATGGGAGCTATTGCAGGAATAATATCTGGAACATTTGTAAGTTTATTTTGGTTAATTTTTGTATTTGCAAAAACAGCTACTGGCCTTGGAATATGTAAACTTATTTTTGGTGTTGAAACATTACTTTCTACAGTCCCATGGCCATTTATTGATGTAATGATAATTGCAGTTCCTGTATCTGCATTTTTCACCATTGTTGTAAGTTTGCTTACTAAACCATTAGAACAAGAGGTTCTTGATAAAGCATTTGAGGATATTGATAATAAAGGAAGTGGAGTATAA
- a CDS encoding symporter small accessory protein — MMVFGIEDPWIWGVYVLIILSALLCVVYGILNWNNGD; from the coding sequence ATGATGGTTTTTGGTATTGAAGACCCATGGATATGGGGTGTTTATGTTCTAATCATATTATCCGCTCTTTTATGCGTGGTTTATGGTATTCTAAATTGGAATAATGGGGATTAA